From Coffea arabica cultivar ET-39 chromosome 9c, Coffea Arabica ET-39 HiFi, whole genome shotgun sequence, one genomic window encodes:
- the LOC140014151 gene encoding uncharacterized protein has protein sequence MALEKHAQEGELLQKGLWKRVGDGRSVRIWHDRWIPGLVDGRVHTAKPVGCQLEFVNELIEGGKWNIDLLQHWFHVDVVNHITNIPHSLYDRKDRLFWNFSKSGIYTMKTGYVIAKEEKEKTNQRLAPDLKTTQVIWKIAPVRWEGLAKLQGNLWRWWEAVLQAVKETQADAKVIVDKAQQEWIKYEAAKESDIGTNSAPEKATPVQQHWEPPKEGTIRINTDAAISTKMVRSGPGIIARNWRGELVRAKGITARRNGIAATEEALAIRGALEMAQFTGWTNIEVQFDCKHVVSLINTDNVQECSLQTILEDIDIQKKNFESCIFTFVPRTVNQCSHELAQFAAKATRSFEWEGSFPTWLSRLVRKDIGVVTPFCN, from the exons ATGGCGCTGGAAAAGCATGCACAAGAGGGGGAATTGCTTCAAAAGGGGTTATGGAAGAGGGTGGGAGATGGGAGGTCAGTGAGGATTTGGCATGATAGATGGATACCTGGGTTGGTGGATGGAAGAGTTCACACAGCTAAACCAGTAGGATGTCAACTTGAGTTTGTTAATGAGCTTATAGAGGGAGGGAAGTGGAACATTGATCTTTTGCAGCATTGGTTTCACGTAGATGTCGTGAACCATATTACTAATATTCCACATAGTTTGTATGACAGGAAAGATAGATTGTTCTGGAACTTCAGCAAGTCTGGAATCTACACTATGAAGACCGGATATGTGATTGCTaaggaggaaaaggaaaaaacgaaTCAAAGGCTAGCACCTGATCTGAAAACCA CGCAAGTAATATGGAAGATTGCACCTGTACGGTGGGAAGGGCTGGCTAAACTTCAAGGCAACTTGTGGAGATGGTGGGAAGCTGTGTTGCAAGCAGTAAAAGAGACTCAAG CCGATGCAAAAGTAATTGTAGACAAGGCACAACAGGAATGGATCAAGTATGAGGCAGCAAAGGAGTCAGACATAGGCACAAATTCTGCACCAGAAAAGGCAACACCAGTCCAGCAGCATTGGGAACCTCCTAAGGAAGGAACAATAAGGATCAATACGGACGCTGCTATCTCGACTAAAATGGTCAGATCAGGTCCTGGGATCATTGCAAGGAACTGGCGCGGAGAATTAGTGAGAGCGAAAGGAATCACTGCGAGGAGGAACGGAATTGCAGCCACTGAAGAAGCTCTAGCAATCAGAGGGGCGCTCGAAATGGCTCAGTTTACAGGATGGACAAATATAGAAGTCCAATTTGACTGCAAGCATGTAGTGAGCCTCATCAACACGGACAATGTCCAGGAATGTAGTCTTCAAACAATCCTGGAAGACATTGACATtcagaagaaaaattttgaaagctGCATCTTCACTTTTGTACCTAGAACGGTGAATCAATGCAGCCATGAATTAGCTCAATTTGCAGCAAAGGCAACTAGAAGCTTTGAATGGGAAGGTTCTTTCCCAACTTGGCTTTCAAGGCTAGTTAGAAAGGATATAGGGGTAGTTACCCCTTTTTGTAATTAA